AGCATATGACTGAAGTGATATCAGGATTTTTATGATCATTAGGGACTGTGACATTTCGagaattataatcaatagagtatgattgataatatcagagtttaaagttatgatcattaaggataggatagaatgatattaaagaATATAACTTAAGATATTTGatcttaaggttatcattattcaggattgtgactttagtgatatttaaacttaggttatgatcataaagaacatgatagacatcaaaaaaaaaattaatatttagatttcgaatcaatagatactataatgaaatttatgcataagtagcatatgatatctataatagaattaacgagttatatcttagattccaATTAGTAGGGTTGACTTAAGTATGAGAAGTATTGACTTTAGAATGAAAATGGAGATATTGATGTATTGTATTGAGTATACTCGATAatttttggaatgctaaacttatatggttgaagattatgataattttttaatttgatgataattgtctgagcattataagTTTTGGACTTATCTAAAAGAAGTTAATTAGGATATGATCTAAGATGGAAttatatcatatgagagagaaatatttttgagtattaAACCTATAggagatcatatatgaaactcaattttagataaaatatatatttaaatttaatataaaaaataagatatatattttggtaaatctttggttattcaaaatatcatatttggatgtgatttttttgatcttttaagttgcattaaatttcaagtcaaaatttgCTTTTTAAGTGGATCTaagatattttgatattgttattaaatgaaataaaaattgattttgttagagtatgatatacacgttatgatgaatttttaataatttatatttctatCTTGGATTAGATTCCTTACTTTTTTTTGTGAGTCTTGAAATAGTGGACTGTAATTCAAGTCAGAATTCGGATTTCTGAGCTGATCTAAGATATCTtgttattgttaaattttgaatgacttatataaggacaaaatttttatggatttatcTATTGATGCTAAGATTGTGATGAAGGAAACTTTATCATATACGTAGGGTACGATAGTTTTAAATATTCATCCAAAGCTTTTTGGAATATTATCGAATCTACGACagaatttctaccaaaaaaaaaaaatgtagagcCATCCAACCAAAAAATCTTGCATTTTTTTAAGTTCACCCCCGCGCGCGCCCCGCATATCTTCTCCCCCCCCCGCATATCTTCTCTTTTTGATCCGTTTTAGAGGGAAATCATGGAATATTGAACTTTTCAATTGCCACACCCCGGCTATCATCATTAGCTGGGCCCACGACAAACAACTACACATCCCATGGATTTTGACCCCAAAAAGATATGCAATGGCtaccaaataattttataaatttcaaaaatatattcCTCCCTTCAATAACGAATAAGCAATGAAAATTAGAGCATTAGTACATTCTACCATAATAATTGATATagttaaaatttaataattttaaacttATCATCTACATCAACACCTAAGAATTTTCATTAGTACTATCTTAAAGACAACAtataaattagatcaacttattcTTAAAATTATCATAGACCACGCTAGACCTTAATCTTTCTAGTACATTGCCCAAACCTAATTCGTGCTACTCCTATTAAAAAAGGATGGTAAATTAATATTGGTGAGCTGAAGACCTAGCAAGTTATCTCTAGAACATTAGTTAGATCAACCATAACACACACCCGCGCGCACACGCACGCACAAACACAAGTAGGTAGCACACACGCCAAAGTAGGTACGAATAGCAAGCCTATTTGTCTCAACGAAATGCTTAGCTAAAAAAGGCGAGTTATAGTACAATTATAATATTTATGCACGTACATGAGAGTAGTAATAGAATATACCTAAGATTTGCTGATATTTAGAAGATTTTTCTATCCTACAACTCAAACCCCACGAAACAAGCTCTAAACCAACCGAACCCGTTTTCCCCATGCATTAAATTCTAAAAACAAAATTGTCACGCTGAATCCCAATCGATCTCAACGCAATTTTTTGAGTGGATTCAACTACATGAAGAGCCGGGACTCAAATAGGATTAGATACATGAGCAAATAAATCCGTGACCCAATCTCGGGCTGACGTGAACCTGGAGGCTAAGATTTCTCGTTTGGCTCACCGAACCGCAAGATGACAAATAAAGCGGTCCAACACCACCGCCCGCGTTTGTATCTTTCGCGCGagggaatgattgatcttctttcgccACATCGAACGTCAGATCGCGCCTGCACAGCTCTCAAAGTACTCCAAATTTTTTATTCCCACCTGTGCAGATCTGACGGTAGCCATTGTGCGATCCAACGGTATTTTCGCGCAAAGGAAGGTCAATCTGTCCTTCGTCCAAAGATACAATCCCTGTCCCCTATTACCCTCGCGGATCCATCTATTTTTGGGGCCTTACCAAACTCCAAAGCGCCCATCTGGAACTGGTCTCGCTCTTCCCCTGTTCTTCCAACCGCACCTCCCTTTGCAATCGATGGATCCTGACACCGAAATCCAATTCGAGTTCTTCCCTTTCATCCGCCAGTACAAGAGCGGCCGCACCGAACGCTTCTTTCCCATCGACAAAGTTCCCCCAGCCGTCGATCCCGACACCGGCGTCACCTCCAAAGACGTCGTCATCGACCCGGACATCGGCGTCTCCGCCCGCCTCTACCTCCCCAATCTCCCCGACACCCCTCCGAAAAAGCTTCCAGTCTTCGTCTACTTCCACGGCGGAGGCTTCGTCGTCGGCTCCGCCTTCAGCCCCACCACCCACGCGTACCTCAACTCCCTCGTAGCCCGAGCCAACGTCATCGCCGTCTCGGTGGGCTACCGCCTGGCCCCCGAGCACCCGCTTCCCACAGCCTACAACGACTCCTGGGCGGTGCTGGAATGGATCGCCTCCCACGCCCCTGGCGGCGGCGCCGAGACATTGCTGGCCGAGCATGGAGATTTCCAGCACGTCTACTTGGCGGGATGCAGCGCGGGCGCCAACATAGCCCATCACATGGCGCTGCGCGCAGGAGCGGAGGAGCTCGGAGGTGGGGTGAGGATAGAAGGGGTAATATTGGTCCATCCCTATTTCTGGGGCAAAGAACCATTTGATGCAGAGATCGCGGATATGGAAATAAAGAAGAGGATGGATGGGCTCTGGACACTCATTTGCCCTGGGACGGTGGGGTCGGACGACTCGCTGATTAACCCGGTGGCGGAGGCGGCGCCGAGCTTGAAGGGATTGGCGTGCGAGCGCGTGCTGGTTTGTGTCGCGAAGTTGGATCTGTTGAGGGAGAGGGGGAGGACGTACTACGAGGAGTTGAAGGGAAGTGGATGGGGAGGGGAAGTGGAGTTGTTTGAGTCCGAGGGGGAGGATCATGCGTTCCACTTCGAGAAGCTCAACTCTGAGAAAGCTTTGGAGCTTATGGCGCGTGTGGTTGAGTTTGCAAATGGCAATTGAAGACTCTTTGGAATTGGGGATGCTGgaaatgcctttttttttttctctctttttcccctGAAATCCTGGTTGCTGTCCTGCTTCTGAACATGGTGAATCCCATCAGAAAAATTTGGTAGATTTCATGTTGAGTCTATATATGTCATTTTGGTTCGTAATTTTTTACTTGTCTCCTCTCATGTCctatcatttaaattttaaattttaccaaTATATGAATATTTTCTCCTCTATTATCGTGTTTATTTTGTTTATCTGATTCCTGTGGTTGTTGTTGCTTGCGTTTTGATGTCATGTATAGAAGAAAATGACCGCAtatagagagaatattttagcttCAATTATTGACGCTACCAAATAGTTTAGCTTCAATTATTGACGTTACCAAACTTTCCTTTGTATCCCGTTGGACAGAACCAATTTGATATTGATGTACGTTTTGTCTATCGAGAAATTATTAGATTGAGCAGGTTCATTGTACCAATTCAATAGTCGCTTGCCACCATAACCTCTTTATATTCGAGCTATTTAAGATTAAAACAAAGATAAAAATTAGTAGATGGACCAGATAGAGTGGATCAGTCCAAATCTTGAAGCACATATATGATGGATGACTGGATGATTTCTCACCCCTATCTATTAGTTTCCTGATAATTAGGAAGTAGGTTTGGCTTGACGTGCTAGCTTGTGGAGGGGTGCGACTAGTGTAACTTCTCCGATTGCAGCTTACGTCCTCTACCCGGTAGACTCCTTATCTGCTTAAACCTCTAGTCTCCATTACTAGTTACAGTAACATTaagttttctttgatttttgttgCAGTCCAATAACCTTTAAAATTTCTGCAAAGAAGCCTTTTGCTGTCCATATATAGTCCTTAACTCTATGCAACCAATTTGTTTTTCTTaacatttaaaatttcaaaaattttgatctCCATGTTCTAATGTGCTGGTTAGAGTAACAACCCGTAGTAGATTAAATACTTCATCTtgagaaatataaaaaaatatataaaaaatctttcttaaatttagttttgaATCTTGCTTAGATCCCTGAACCATCCAAAATTATAGtttgctttttgattttcaaCTCTTGGTTTCTAAATTATGTTGTCAATCCAGAAGTTATCAATATTTCAATAGCAGTTGAATAGAAATTTGTGTAATTTCTCATCTAAATACATATTGCGCATGAGGACACAATAAATTCTGACTGACATATGCTCGATCCACAATTTATTTTGCTGTCCATAAGTTTGCGGGGCATAGTTCTTTGCATAATTTGTATGATGCGAGAATTGATAGGCATATCAATCAAGTTCCTATCATATTTCAATGATGGATCAATTTAGTCACCTAGCTGGCACCATCCCTTTCTCGTATTGTGTTTGTCACGTAGTTTTTATCTTTTTCACCTTATGTTGCATGaacctaaatatatatatatatatatatattgatacaaATAAGCAATCACACCATTTCAATGTGGCTACAAaaaaagtcagaaaataaaatatcatattgaATCAGTAGGCAAGTATATCCAATTTTCAGTATATCCAACAATAAAGGATGTAACTAATCTATCATATTGTTTACCTTTCGAAAGATGTGCTGAACAGATGCTACGATGAAAAGCTGAAGAAAACTCCGGATGATACATAAAGTTGTTAAAACATAAACTAGAAGCCATTTAAAATCCATAAACTATCATATTAGATGAAATATGTTAAGCATACGGTTTCAGAAATTCTgctttacaaagcatttgagaagACAAATGGAGCGTCTAGCTGTTTTGATGCTGGAAACAAAATAGAACGGAAGAGAAACAAATAATATGGGGAATCGTTCAGTCATTGTTCGCTGGGTAATCGGGAATAACTTTTCTATCCTCAACCTCTCTCATCTTGGACTGCAAAATGGGTTCGACTCGCCCTGATGCGGTTCGAATTCGAAGGCTTATGGATTGGGTTGGATAAAAAATTAGACCGAATTGAAAACCAAGCCCGTCCTCAATTTTTTTGTTTTCCAATTTGACCCAATCTAATTTGTGTCACTGGAATCTAATTTGGATCAGCAAAAAATATGTCCAACCAGAACCGGCTATGATTCGGCCCAATCTGAATATCCAAACTATGTGAAACTAACCTTCACCTGAATAACTTTACCTATTCACTAAATGTAGGGCCATTTGAACCAATATCTCATTTTCATCTCAATAATCCCATCTATTCCTACCTAGTTTCATTTATGTGGAAATTAGAGCCCCATTTCGAATTATGCTATAAAAGACAACATTCAAGCTTATGTGGAAGTTAATGCATCGATTAAGTAATACCCAAGCATCATCGAGGCAGCCATTGACAATAAGcaaatttgaaagaaaattaaaggTCTACAGGAAGGGGGTAGAGGGGTAGTTGATGGAAGGGAGGTTGAGTACGAGGCGGAGGGCTCAGCTCGGTTGAGGAGATGGAACTTTGCTAGAATGGTGGATGAGGGAGTTGAAAAGAGATTTTTTACTAGTTTTTTGTTGGGATTGGAGGAAGTGGAAGAGGACATTGAGGTGGGAGAAGAGGTGAGCATAGGTGGGTAGTCTTGGGATGGATTTGAGCTTGGTGAGGAAGAGGATAATGGGTTTTCATGGTCGACTTTATTTTGGTGTTTGAGAGAAAAGCATCATTAAAAAGTTTAACAA
This genomic window from Elaeis guineensis isolate ETL-2024a chromosome 13, EG11, whole genome shotgun sequence contains:
- the LOC105060857 gene encoding tuliposide A-converting enzyme 2, chloroplastic, which encodes MDPDTEIQFEFFPFIRQYKSGRTERFFPIDKVPPAVDPDTGVTSKDVVIDPDIGVSARLYLPNLPDTPPKKLPVFVYFHGGGFVVGSAFSPTTHAYLNSLVARANVIAVSVGYRLAPEHPLPTAYNDSWAVLEWIASHAPGGGAETLLAEHGDFQHVYLAGCSAGANIAHHMALRAGAEELGGGVRIEGVILVHPYFWGKEPFDAEIADMEIKKRMDGLWTLICPGTVGSDDSLINPVAEAAPSLKGLACERVLVCVAKLDLLRERGRTYYEELKGSGWGGEVELFESEGEDHAFHFEKLNSEKALELMARVVEFANGN